A single region of the Acidobacteriota bacterium genome encodes:
- a CDS encoding methylmalonyl-CoA mutase family protein: protein MKPSRFRTESPAFGASDVAELDYRRDIGEPGSYPYTRGIYPNMYRGRLWTMRQFSGHGSAEETNRRYRFLLEHGQTGLSVAFDLPTLMGLDSDDPFSAGEVGKCGVAVDSLRDMEVLFDRIDLARVSTSMTINAPAAVLLAMYVVAAEKQGVAARRIRGTLQNDILKEYIAQKEWIYPPAPSMRLVVDSIQFCSQQLPRYNSISISGYHIREAGSTAVQELAFTLRDGIEYVDWCVRRGMEVDDFAPRLSFFFNSHNNFFEEIAKFRAARRLWARTMRSRFGALNERSWMCRFHTQTAGCTLTMQQPANNIIRTTLQAVAAILGGTNSLHTNALDEAWALPTEETAKIALRTQQVLAYESGLTASVDPAGGSYFLENLTSRVEDRAVEYMDRIDEMGGMINAIEAGYPQREIQDASYREQRAIEREEQVVVGVNRFVTDEPSRPEILRIGPEVEDAQIESLRVLRRERNQESVSRALRDLNQAARTDENLMPRLIHAVREYATVGEICTSLKEIFGVYQEPLF from the coding sequence GTGAAGCCGAGCCGATTCAGAACCGAATCCCCCGCCTTCGGGGCGTCGGACGTGGCCGAATTGGATTATCGCCGGGACATTGGCGAACCTGGATCGTACCCCTACACCCGGGGCATCTACCCGAACATGTACCGGGGACGTCTCTGGACCATGCGCCAATTTTCGGGCCACGGAAGCGCCGAAGAAACGAATCGCCGGTATCGGTTTCTCTTGGAGCACGGACAGACCGGCCTCTCCGTCGCCTTCGATCTGCCCACCCTCATGGGTCTGGATTCGGATGATCCCTTCTCGGCCGGTGAAGTCGGAAAATGCGGCGTTGCCGTCGACTCTCTCCGGGACATGGAGGTCCTTTTCGACCGGATCGACCTGGCCCGGGTGAGCACCTCCATGACCATCAACGCACCCGCGGCCGTCCTCCTGGCCATGTACGTGGTGGCGGCGGAGAAGCAGGGAGTCGCGGCCCGCCGAATCCGGGGCACCCTCCAGAACGACATCTTGAAGGAGTACATCGCGCAGAAAGAGTGGATCTATCCCCCCGCCCCGTCCATGCGACTGGTCGTGGATTCGATCCAGTTCTGCTCGCAGCAGCTTCCCCGGTACAATAGCATTTCCATCAGCGGGTACCACATTCGCGAAGCCGGCTCCACTGCGGTCCAGGAACTGGCCTTCACGTTGCGGGACGGCATCGAATACGTGGACTGGTGCGTTCGCCGCGGAATGGAAGTGGATGACTTCGCACCCCGCCTCTCCTTCTTCTTCAACTCCCACAACAACTTCTTTGAGGAGATCGCCAAGTTCCGGGCCGCCCGGAGGCTCTGGGCGCGGACCATGAGGAGCCGTTTCGGAGCTCTGAACGAGCGGTCGTGGATGTGCCGGTTCCACACTCAGACCGCCGGATGCACGTTGACCATGCAGCAACCGGCCAACAACATCATCCGGACCACACTGCAGGCGGTCGCCGCGATTCTGGGAGGGACCAATTCGCTTCACACCAACGCCCTGGACGAGGCGTGGGCGCTTCCCACCGAGGAGACGGCCAAGATCGCGCTTCGGACTCAACAGGTTCTGGCCTACGAGTCGGGCCTGACCGCAAGCGTGGACCCGGCGGGCGGCTCCTATTTCCTGGAGAACCTCACCAGCCGGGTCGAGGATCGGGCGGTGGAGTACATGGACCGGATCGACGAGATGGGAGGAATGATCAACGCCATCGAGGCGGGGTACCCGCAGCGCGAGATCCAGGATGCTTCCTACCGGGAGCAACGCGCCATCGAAAGAGAGGAACAGGTGGTGGTGGGCGTGAATCGCTTCGTCACCGACGAGCCGTCGCGGCCGGAGATTCTCCGTATCGGGCCGGAAGTCGAGGACGCTCAGATCGAGAGCCTCCGGGTCCTGCGGCGGGAGCGGAACCAGGAGAGCGTCAGCCGGGCCCTCCGCGACTTGAACCAGGCGGCCCGGACCGATGAGAACCTGATGCCCCGTCTGATCCATGCGGTGCGGGAGTACGCCACCGTGGGGGAGATCTGCACCTCCCTGAAGGAGATCTTCGGCGTTTATCAGGAACCCTTGTTCTGA
- the dtd gene encoding D-aminoacyl-tRNA deacylase — protein sequence MRVVIQRVSMAEVEVQGRTVGRIGPGLAVLVAVCAGDTDRDLAFIRKKILQLRIFPDEAGRMNRSLLETGHSILLVSQFTLYGDCRKGNRPSFSRAAPPTAAREVYRRLAESLREPGVVVETGRFGAMMDLSLVNDGPVTLIVDSRKDVY from the coding sequence ATGCGAGTCGTGATCCAGCGGGTGTCGATGGCCGAGGTGGAGGTCCAGGGCCGCACGGTGGGCCGGATCGGCCCCGGATTGGCCGTCCTGGTTGCCGTATGCGCCGGTGACACCGACAGGGACCTGGCATTCATCAGAAAGAAGATCCTGCAGCTCCGCATCTTTCCGGATGAAGCCGGCAGGATGAACCGTTCACTTCTGGAAACGGGGCATTCGATACTTCTGGTCTCCCAATTCACGCTCTATGGCGACTGCCGAAAAGGGAACCGGCCCAGCTTCAGCAGGGCGGCGCCTCCCACCGCGGCCCGTGAGGTATACCGGCGCCTCGCGGAGTCCCTCCGGGAGCCGGGGGTGGTTGTGGAAACGGGCCGATTCGGCGCCATGATGGATTTGTCGCTGGTCAATGACGGTCCGGTGACTCTGATCGTCGACTCCAGAAAAGACGTTTATTGA